Below is a window of Nostoc commune NIES-4072 DNA.
ACTTGTCCATGTTTGATAACACCTGTAAATTCATTGCTGAGATGTATTCTCCTGATTTCGCTACTTGGTTGTTAGGAGAACCAATTACTTTAACCAAATTAAGTCCTACAGAGTTGTCTTTGGAACCTATTCGTGCTGATGCTTTAATCTTGTTGCAATCAGATGAAGTTGTTCTCCACATTGAATTTCAGACCAAACCCGATGACGATATGCCGTTTCGGATGGCTGATTATCGTTTGAGGGTCTATCGCCGTTTTCCTAATAAACGAATGCACCAAGTGGTGATTTACTTAGCCAAAACCGAATCAGAGAAGGTGTATCAAACTACGTTCACGACTGAAAGTTTGCGACATGAATTTTCAGTGATTCGTTTATGGGAGCAACCTTTAGAAGTATTTTT
It encodes the following:
- a CDS encoding Rpn family recombination-promoting nuclease/putative transposase; translated protein: MFDNTCKFIAEMYSPDFATWLLGEPITLTKLSPTELSLEPIRADALILLQSDEVVLHIEFQTKPDDDMPFRMADYRLRVYRRFPNKRMHQVVIYLAKTESEKVYQTTFTTESLRHEFSVIRLWEQPLEVFLTAPGLLPFAVLSATNNKVGTLELAAETIDKIPERRTQSNIAAACAILAGLVLEQEVIGRLFRKDIMQESVVYQSIKTEGSDEKARKIAINLLAEGISVDVIARSTGLPVEVVQQLQQGESENQE